The Oryctolagus cuniculus chromosome 5, mOryCun1.1, whole genome shotgun sequence genome includes a region encoding these proteins:
- the HS3ST5 gene encoding heparan sulfate glucosamine 3-O-sulfotransferase 5 — MLFKQQAWLRQKLLVLGSLAVGSLLYLVARVGSLDRLQPICPIEGRFGGARGQAEFPLRALQFKRGLLHEFRKGNTSKEQVRLHDLVQQLPKAIIIGVRKGGTRALLEMLNLHPAVVKASQEIHFFDNDENYAKGIEWYRKKMPFSYPQQITIEKSPAYFITEEVPERIYKMNSSIKLLIIVREPTTRAISDYTQVLEGKERKNKTYYKFEKLAIDSNTCEVNTKYKAVRTSIYTKHLERWLKYFPIEQFHVVDGDRLITEPLPELQLVEKFLNLPPRISQYNLYFNATRGFYCLRFNIIFNKCLAGSKGRIHPEVDPSVITKLRKFFHPFNQKFYQITGRTLNWP, encoded by the exons ATGCTATTCAAACAGCAGGCGTGGCTGAGACAGAAGCTCCTGGTGCTGGGAAGCCTTGCCGTTGGGAGTCTCCTGTATCTAGTCGCCAGAGTTGGGAGCTTGGATAG GCTACAACCAATTTGCCCCATTGAAGGTCGATTTGGTGGAGCCCGCGGTCAGGCTGAATTCCCACTCCGTGCTCTGCAGTTTAAGCGTGGCCTGCTGCACGAATTCCGGAAGGGCAACACTTCCAAGGAGCAGGTTCGCCTCCATGACCTGGTGCAGCAGCTCCCCAAGGCCATTATCATTGGCGTGAGGAAGGGAGGCACGAGGGCCTTGCTTGAGATGCTGAACCTCCATCCAGCAGTGGTCAAAGCCTCTCAAGAAATCCACTTTTTTGACAATGATGAGAATTATGCCAAGGGCATTGAGTGGTATAGGAAAAAGATGCCTTTTTCCTACCCTCAGCAAATCACAATTGAAAAGAGCCCAGCATATTTTATCACAGAGGAAGTTCCGGAAAGGATTTACAAAATGAACTCATCCATCAAGTTGTTGATCATTGTCAGGGAGCCAACCACAAGAGCTATTTCTGATTATACTCAGGTGCtagaggggaaagagaggaagaacaaAACTTATTACAAATTTGAGAAGCTGGCCATAGACTCTAATACCTGTGAAGTGAACACAAAATATAAGGCGGTAAGAACCAGCATCTACACCAAACATCTGGAGAGGTGGCTGAAATACTTTCCAATTGAGCAATTTCACGTCGTGGATGGAGATCGCCTCATCACAGAACCTCTGCCGGAACTTCAGCTCGTGGAGAAGTTCCTAAATCTTCCCCCAAGGATAAGTCAGTACAACTTATATTTCAATGCTACCAGAGGGTTTTACTGCTTGCGGTTTAATATTATCTTTAATAAGTGCCTGGCGGGCAGCAAGGGACGCATTCATCCGGAGGTGGACCCCTCTGTCATTACCAAATTGCGCAAATTCTTTCACCCTTTCAATCAAAAATTTTATCAGATCACTGGGAGGACATTGAACTGGCCCTAA